In the genome of Candidatus Margulisiibacteriota bacterium, the window ATAAGCACATCATAATTGCTGTCATGGAAACTGTCCGGATCAATGTTGATATTATAATGCCTGGCAGTTTCTTGTAGCGATGGCCATTTCCAGTCATTTTTTTGCGGCATCCAGGCTGCTTTAACAATCGAAGTGTTGGAAAACATGGTACAGAAGGTCCTGGGGAGGGAGAAGGGCAGGAATCTGGTATCGAAGCTGATATTATGACCTATAAAGTGCTGTACTCCTGCTATGAAGTTACTAAACGAATCGATATCCTCTGCAAAGTAGTTCGGATAGTCGAAGTTTTCCCGGTGCTTGGCAATCCTTTCAGCGGTTAGTCCGTTAACTGCAATGGCTCTGGAGTTATAATTTTCTTTCGGGTAGTAATATCTGCTAAAAAACGTTTCATCATGAAAGGTGCCTTGAGCAAGATCTATAGACACCTTGAGGGCAGAAATGCTTAAGACACTGCAGGCTGGAGTGAGGCCATTGGTCTCAACATCAAAGATCACCAGTTCATTATGTTGTGATCCGACGGATGGTGGTTTCGGTAAATGAAACAATTTTTCTTTTGTCATAATATAATCATAACAAATATTTGCCATTTTAATAAATGGCTGTTTTGAATAGGCAAGGAATCAAAATATCATGAAAATATTTTTGTGGATGGCGTCAAGAAATAACCGGTTTTGGGCCGATTATGATCGCGTTATTTTTTTGTTACAAATATTTGCTTAATTGTGGTATAGTTATTACCGCTATTGTAGAAAATTCCTGTCGTTTTTATGAGGGCAATT includes:
- a CDS encoding 3'-5' exonuclease → MANICYDYIMTKEKLFHLPKPPSVGSQHNELVIFDVETNGLTPACSVLSISALKVSIDLAQGTFHDETFFSRYYYPKENYNSRAIAVNGLTAERIAKHRENFDYPNYFAEDIDSFSNFIAGVQHFIGHNISFDTRFLPFSLPRTFCTMFSNTSIVKAAWMPQKNDWKWPSLQETARHYNINIDPDSFHDSNYDVLITYRIFKKMFMAENTRDIITKFILT